CCAGCGCTGGCCAGACGGCGCCCCAAGGCCCTGCGGCCGGCCCAGTCGAAGCTGCCGTGCGGAAAGGGGTTTTCGATCACCGCATCGACTTCCGGCATGCGCGTAAGGAGCGACGCGCTCCAGGCCGGCGCCAAGACCTGGATCTCGGCCGCCGGATCGCGTGCCTTGAGCCGCATCAGGAGCGGCTGCATCATGATCGTATCGCCGATCCAGGACGGCGCGACGATGAGGATTTTCAGTGATGCCCCTTCGGTTTTTCGCCCGTGAAGCGGTAGGTCGTGCCGCAGTAAGGGCAGGTCGCCGAGCCCGTTTTCAGCACGTCGAGGAAGACGCGTGGATGGCGCGCCCACAGTGGCGCGCCCGGACGCGGGCAGGCGAGCGGCAGATCATGCGCGGTGACGGTGACCTCGCGGGTCTTTTCATCCAATACGGCGTTCATTTCTCGTCTCCAGGATTCAAACCGGGGTGAGCCAGTCGGCATGGGCCGGGACGCGGCCGGCGACGACGTCGAAGAACAGCTGCTGGATCTTTTCGGTGATCGGCCCGCGCCGGCCGGAGCCGATGGTGCGGCCGTCGAGCTCGCGGATCGGGGTCACTTCGGCCGCAGTGCCGGTGAAGAAAGCTTCATCGGCGATGTAGATGTCGTCGCGCGTCAAACGCTTCGAGACGACCGTGTAGCCGAGCTCCTTGGCGAGCGTGTGGATCGTCGCGCGGGTGATGCCGATCAAGGCGGAAGCGATCTCGGGTTCGAAAATCTGACCGTTCTTGACGACGAACAGGTTCTCGCCCGGGCCTTCGGCGACGAAGCCATCGACGTCGAGCAGCAGCGCTTCGTCGTAGCCATGTTCGGTCGCTTCGAGATTGGCGAGGATCGAATTGGCATAGGTGCCGGAATACTTGGCGCGGCACATCGAGACATTGACGTGATGGCGCGCGTAAGAGGAGGTCTTGACGCGGATGCCCTTCTCCAGACCTTCCTCGCCGAGATAAGCGCCCCACGGCCAGGCGGCGATCGCGACATGCACCTTGGCGCCGATCGGTGAGACGCCCATCTTTTCCGAGCCGTAGAAGGCGATCGGCCGGATGTAGGCGGATTCGAGGCCATTGGCGCGCACGACTTCCTTTTGCGCTTCGATCAGCGTTTCCTTGTCATACGGCATCGGCATGCGGTAGATGTGCGCCGAATCGAACAGCCGGTCGGTGTGTTCCTTGAGCTTGAAGATGGCCGTGCCGCCTACGGTCTTGTAGGCGCGCACGCCCTCGAAGACGGCAAGGCCATAGTGCAGGGAATGGGTCAGCACGTGCGTGGTGGCTTCGCGCCAAGGCACGAGCTTGCCATCGTGCCAGATGAAGCCGTCGCGGTCTGCCATGGACATGGTGATCTCCGGGAGGTTTGAGATGCCTCAATTCTAACTTGGCCGCTAGAATGCGGGGCATGGATCGCATTTGGAAGCCCAATGTCACGGTCGCCGCGTTGATGGAACGCGACGGCAGGTTCCTGCTCGTCGAGGAAGAAACCGCGGAAGGGCTACGCTTCAACCAGCCGGCCGGTCATCTCGACGAAGGCGAGTCGCTGATCGAAGCCTGCACGCGCGAGGCGCTGGAGGAGACCGCCCACGCCTTCACGCCGACCGCGCTGGTCGGCGTCTATCAGTGGCCGCGCCCCAAAAGGTTGAATGAGGGCGACATCACCTATCTGCGCTTTGCCTTCGCGGGAAAAGTCGGCGCTCGCGATGCGGCACGGCCGCTCGATACCGGCATCCTGCGCGCCGTCTGGATGACCGTGGAGGAAATCGAAGCCTGCCAGGAGCGCCACCGCAGCCCGCTGGTGCTGCAATGCGTGCGCGATTATCTCGCCGGCAGGCGCTTCCCCCTCGATCTGATCCGGCATTATGGCTAAGGTCATCGTCGGCATGTCCGGCGGCGTCGACTCGTCGGTCGCCGCGCTGCTCCTGAAGCGCCAGGGCTTCGATGTCGTCGGCCTGTTCATGAAGAACTGGGAAGACGACGACACCGAGGATTACTGCTCGTCGCGCCAGGACCTGATCGACGCCACCGCCGCCGCCGACGTGATCGGCCTCGAGCTCGAGGCGGTCAATTTCGCGGCCGAGTATCGGGAGCGTGTCTTCGCCAATTTCCTCGCCGAATACCGCGCTGGCCGCACGCCGAATCCGGATGTGCTGTGCAATTCGGAAATCAAGTTCAAGGCCTTTCTCGACCATGCGCTCAAGCTGGGCGCCGACTACATCGCCACCGGCCACTATGCCCAGGTGCGCGAATTCCTCGGC
This genomic interval from Sulfuricystis multivorans contains the following:
- a CDS encoding zinc-finger domain-containing protein — protein: MNAVLDEKTREVTVTAHDLPLACPRPGAPLWARHPRVFLDVLKTGSATCPYCGTTYRFTGEKPKGHH
- a CDS encoding branched-chain amino acid transaminase, which translates into the protein MSMADRDGFIWHDGKLVPWREATTHVLTHSLHYGLAVFEGVRAYKTVGGTAIFKLKEHTDRLFDSAHIYRMPMPYDKETLIEAQKEVVRANGLESAYIRPIAFYGSEKMGVSPIGAKVHVAIAAWPWGAYLGEEGLEKGIRVKTSSYARHHVNVSMCRAKYSGTYANSILANLEATEHGYDEALLLDVDGFVAEGPGENLFVVKNGQIFEPEIASALIGITRATIHTLAKELGYTVVSKRLTRDDIYIADEAFFTGTAAEVTPIRELDGRTIGSGRRGPITEKIQQLFFDVVAGRVPAHADWLTPV
- a CDS encoding NUDIX hydrolase translates to MDRIWKPNVTVAALMERDGRFLLVEEETAEGLRFNQPAGHLDEGESLIEACTREALEETAHAFTPTALVGVYQWPRPKRLNEGDITYLRFAFAGKVGARDAARPLDTGILRAVWMTVEEIEACQERHRSPLVLQCVRDYLAGRRFPLDLIRHYG